From a region of the Hyalangium ruber genome:
- the rpsG gene encoding 30S ribosomal protein S7: MPRRRVVAKRKILPDPKYQDRLVTKFVNDLMRKGKKSIAEGVCYGAFSLIEERAKEDPLKTFKKALDNVKPVLEVKSRRVGGATYQVPVEVRQDRRVALGMRWIIQYSKARGEKTMQEKLAGEIMDAANNRGNAVKKREDTHKMAEANKAFAHYRW; the protein is encoded by the coding sequence ATGCCTCGTCGTCGCGTAGTAGCCAAGCGCAAGATCCTGCCCGATCCGAAGTACCAGGATCGCCTTGTCACCAAGTTCGTCAACGACCTGATGCGCAAGGGCAAGAAGTCCATCGCCGAGGGCGTGTGCTACGGCGCCTTCTCGCTCATCGAGGAGCGGGCGAAGGAAGACCCCCTCAAGACCTTCAAGAAGGCCCTGGACAACGTCAAGCCGGTGCTCGAGGTGAAGAGCCGCCGCGTCGGTGGCGCCACCTACCAGGTCCCCGTCGAGGTCCGTCAGGACCGTCGCGTCGCGCTGGGCATGCGCTGGATCATCCAGTACTCCAAGGCGCGTGGCGAGAAGACGATGCAGGAGAAGCTCGCGGGCGAGATCATGGACGCTGCCAACAACCGTGGCAACGCCGTGAAGAAGCGCGAGGACACGCACAAGATGGCGGAGGCGAACAAGGCCTTCGCGCACTACCGCTGGTAG
- the rpsL gene encoding 30S ribosomal protein S12 encodes MPTISQLVRKGREKLNVKGKSPALKESPQKRGVCTRVYTTTPKKPNSALRKVARVRLTNGIEVTSYIPGVGHNLQEHSVVMIRGGRVKDLPGVRYHIIRGTLDSVGVAGRKQSRSKYGAKRPS; translated from the coding sequence GTGCCGACGATCAGCCAGCTGGTCCGCAAGGGCCGCGAGAAGTTGAATGTGAAGGGGAAGAGCCCCGCCCTGAAGGAGTCCCCTCAGAAGCGTGGCGTCTGCACCCGCGTGTACACCACCACGCCGAAGAAGCCGAACTCGGCCCTTCGCAAGGTGGCGCGCGTGCGCCTCACCAACGGGATCGAAGTCACCTCGTATATCCCGGGCGTGGGTCACAACCTCCAGGAGCACTCGGTGGTGATGATCCGCGGAGGCCGCGTGAAGGACCTCCCGGGCGTCCGCTACCACATCATCCGTGGCACGCTCGACTCGGTCGGCGTGGCGGGTCGCAAGCAGAGCCGCTCCAAGTACGGCGCCAAGCGCCCGAGCTGA
- the rimI gene encoding ribosomal protein S18-alanine N-acetyltransferase, translated as MRRLREDGMPEGRHPFLIRQMTHEDMPAVITLEKASFRNPWSPELLRRELDHDWSTILLVEEPLPNGEKHLLGLAIFWIVQDEVHVLNVATAPEHRRRGVGRAVMDEVLARGRHRRCTLATLEVRRSNEAAIGLYKSLGFRSVGVRPNYYADEKEDAIVMVLDF; from the coding sequence ATGAGGCGCTTACGCGAAGACGGCATGCCGGAGGGTCGGCACCCGTTCCTGATCCGGCAGATGACCCACGAGGACATGCCGGCGGTGATCACCCTGGAGAAGGCCTCGTTCCGCAACCCCTGGTCGCCGGAACTGCTGCGGCGGGAGCTGGATCACGACTGGTCGACGATCCTGCTGGTGGAGGAGCCGCTGCCCAACGGGGAGAAGCACCTGCTGGGCCTGGCGATCTTCTGGATCGTCCAGGACGAGGTACACGTGCTCAACGTGGCGACGGCGCCAGAGCACCGGCGCCGCGGGGTAGGGCGGGCAGTGATGGACGAGGTGCTGGCGCGGGGCCGCCACCGCCGCTGCACCCTGGCCACGCTGGAGGTGCGCCGCAGCAACGAGGCGGCGATCGGTCTCTACAAGTCCCTGGGCTTCCGCTCGGTGGGCGTGCGACCGAACTACTACGCGGACGAGAAAGAGGACGCGATCGTGATGGTCCTCGACTTCTAG
- the dnaJ gene encoding molecular chaperone DnaJ gives MADDYYQILEVPRTASAEDIKKSFRKLARKYHPDVNPGNKSAEERFKQLNSAFEVLSDPSKRKLYDEFGEDAAKMGFDEKKAASYRAYRAARAHGGGGGGGIPFGGGGGGGADFDLGDLFGDLFGRAGAGGFDINEAFGRRAGHGGPERGEDLSAKVQLTLSEAISGTERGLSLQRPGRCQRCQGQGEAGRSGPCPTCKGTGRTRRSAGMPFAGACPTCNGTGRAAEPCSACQGTGVVEETTRLTVKIPAGVQTGSKVRLSGQGAAGTRGGPPGDLYIETEVAEHPLVRREGDDLYLDLPVTVTEALLGAEVKVPTFQGEVTLKVPSGSQSGRKMRLKGRGAPSLKGGATGDLYLVLQVKVPENATPEVKAAAEALARGYPQDVRQELKL, from the coding sequence ATGGCGGACGACTACTACCAGATCCTTGAAGTCCCTCGGACAGCGTCCGCGGAGGACATCAAGAAGTCCTTCCGGAAGCTGGCCCGCAAGTACCACCCCGACGTCAACCCGGGAAACAAGTCGGCGGAGGAGCGCTTCAAGCAGCTCAACAGCGCCTTCGAGGTGCTGTCGGACCCTTCGAAGCGCAAGCTCTACGACGAGTTCGGCGAAGACGCCGCGAAGATGGGCTTCGACGAGAAAAAGGCGGCGTCCTATCGGGCCTACCGTGCCGCTCGGGCGCACGGGGGCGGCGGCGGGGGCGGCATCCCCTTCGGCGGTGGGGGTGGCGGCGGCGCGGACTTCGACTTGGGGGACCTCTTCGGAGACCTCTTCGGCCGAGCGGGCGCCGGCGGCTTCGACATCAACGAAGCCTTCGGGCGCCGCGCAGGCCATGGGGGCCCCGAGCGCGGCGAGGACCTCTCCGCCAAGGTGCAGCTCACCCTGTCCGAGGCCATCTCCGGTACCGAGCGCGGGCTCAGCCTCCAGCGCCCCGGCCGCTGCCAACGCTGCCAGGGTCAGGGAGAGGCGGGCCGCAGCGGCCCCTGCCCCACCTGCAAAGGCACGGGCCGCACCCGACGCAGTGCCGGCATGCCCTTCGCGGGAGCCTGCCCGACGTGCAACGGCACCGGTCGGGCCGCCGAGCCCTGCTCGGCGTGCCAGGGCACGGGCGTCGTCGAGGAGACGACCCGTCTCACGGTGAAGATCCCGGCCGGCGTCCAGACGGGCTCCAAGGTCCGGCTCTCTGGCCAGGGCGCGGCGGGAACTCGCGGCGGTCCTCCGGGTGATCTCTACATCGAGACCGAGGTGGCCGAGCACCCGCTGGTGCGCCGGGAGGGGGATGATCTCTACCTGGACCTGCCGGTGACCGTCACCGAAGCGCTCCTCGGCGCGGAGGTGAAGGTGCCTACCTTCCAGGGCGAGGTGACCTTGAAGGTGCCTTCCGGCTCGCAGTCCGGCCGGAAGATGCGCCTCAAGGGTCGCGGGGCCCCCTCGCTCAAGGGCGGGGCCACGGGCGACCTCTACCTCGTCCTCCAGGTCAAGGTGCCCGAGAACGCCACCCCCGAGGTCAAGGCGGCCGCCGAGGCGCTCGCCCGCGGGTACCCCCAGGACGTTCGCCAGGAGTTGAAGCTCTAG
- a CDS encoding HEAT repeat domain-containing protein, translating to MGLFDLFGGSGPEKALKLKPKVTQKYGDPASRQKAIQQLGEMKYPEAVSVLLARFTLTVDPLTTDADEKDHVYELIKSFGKDAIAPIQEFLRKSDQATSWAVRLLEELVPESEALSIFLDTLTHLSTHYTRDPEKKVVLLHHVSNKQDPRIAPAVLPFLEDMSDDVKIAALKALGPLKHEPAREPMLQLLTGSETARRVQTAALSALHESGFNVQGYREKVESALVEPYVVDKDGVLVKRQA from the coding sequence ATGGGCCTCTTTGATCTCTTCGGTGGTTCCGGCCCCGAGAAAGCCCTCAAGCTCAAGCCCAAGGTCACCCAGAAGTATGGGGACCCGGCCAGCCGCCAGAAGGCCATTCAGCAGCTCGGGGAGATGAAGTACCCCGAGGCCGTCTCCGTGCTGCTGGCCCGCTTCACCTTGACCGTGGACCCGCTCACCACCGACGCGGACGAGAAGGACCACGTCTACGAGCTCATCAAGAGCTTCGGCAAGGACGCCATCGCTCCCATCCAGGAGTTCCTCCGCAAGAGCGACCAGGCCACCTCCTGGGCGGTGCGACTGCTCGAGGAGCTGGTGCCCGAGTCCGAGGCCCTGAGCATCTTCCTCGACACGCTCACCCACCTGAGCACCCACTACACGCGTGACCCGGAGAAGAAGGTCGTCCTCCTGCACCACGTCAGCAACAAGCAGGATCCGCGCATCGCCCCCGCCGTCCTCCCCTTCCTCGAGGACATGTCGGACGACGTGAAGATCGCCGCCCTCAAGGCGCTCGGCCCCCTGAAGCACGAGCCGGCCCGTGAGCCCATGCTCCAGCTCCTCACCGGGAGCGAGACCGCGCGTCGCGTCCAGACGGCCGCCCTGTCAGCACTCCATGAGAGCGGTTTCAACGTCCAGGGATACCGGGAGAAGGTGGAGTCCGCCCTCGTCGAGCCCTATGTCGTCGACAAGGACGGTGTGCTGGTCAAGCGCCAGGCCTGA
- a CDS encoding hybrid sensor histidine kinase/response regulator, translating into MARQLTTSASTTEVLRQYLQVIFNLLKPKVCYVARHFAERNQLHVEHVRGRYDERVTAAVPDKGVVGRAFSENAVLRDEDTVAVPLENPQGVTGCLAIIAPRREASETLLRALAGQLSAAYEVARLRDDSARRNKDLQTAIAGLKSLEQNREELLGNVSHDLKNPLTTIKAYLAMVGREKLGALSESQRRAVQICDRNSDRMLRMVNDLLLMSRLQSGKMQLNQRPFGLKAVAEEVLRALAALSEHSKVRLHIPPCPEVFVRGDRERVAEAIHNLVENGIHQSEEGGTVEIRVSTEEGLAALSVKDCGPGLSQEDLENIFDPFYRARSGQPRPLGGRLGLPLVAKILALHGGRVEANSTLGEGSTFQLVLPMFAGAVSTPDITQAAPRAGGILLVEDDADCREVLQQVLEQEGYRVMATSGAAEARSVLSHIRPAMVLLDLRLSQEDGRSVLHFIRGSESLSDIVVYIISGASEVASLSSGQGLDRIDGFFEKPLQLPRLLDTVAAVVRPSRRNPASS; encoded by the coding sequence ATGGCGCGCCAGCTCACCACCAGCGCCAGCACCACCGAGGTGCTGCGCCAATACCTGCAGGTCATCTTCAACCTGCTCAAGCCGAAGGTCTGCTACGTCGCCCGGCACTTCGCCGAGCGCAACCAGCTGCACGTCGAGCACGTGCGCGGCCGCTACGACGAGCGCGTCACCGCCGCTGTCCCCGACAAGGGTGTGGTCGGCCGCGCCTTCTCCGAGAACGCCGTGCTGCGCGACGAGGACACCGTCGCCGTGCCGCTCGAGAACCCTCAGGGCGTCACCGGCTGTCTGGCCATCATCGCCCCTCGCCGCGAGGCCTCGGAGACGCTGCTGCGCGCCCTGGCCGGCCAGCTCTCCGCCGCCTATGAGGTGGCGCGCCTGCGCGACGACTCCGCCCGGCGCAACAAGGATCTGCAGACGGCCATCGCCGGCCTCAAGAGCCTGGAGCAGAACCGCGAGGAGCTGCTCGGCAACGTCTCGCACGACCTGAAGAACCCGCTCACCACCATCAAGGCGTACCTGGCCATGGTGGGCCGCGAGAAGCTGGGCGCCCTCAGCGAGTCCCAGCGCCGCGCCGTGCAGATCTGCGACCGGAACTCGGACCGCATGCTGCGCATGGTGAATGATCTGCTGCTCATGTCCCGGCTCCAGTCCGGGAAGATGCAGCTCAACCAGCGCCCCTTCGGCCTCAAGGCCGTGGCCGAGGAGGTGCTGCGCGCCCTGGCCGCCCTGTCCGAGCACAGCAAGGTGCGCCTGCACATTCCCCCCTGCCCCGAGGTCTTCGTCCGCGGCGATCGCGAGCGCGTCGCCGAGGCCATCCACAACCTCGTGGAGAACGGCATCCACCAGAGCGAGGAGGGCGGCACCGTCGAGATCCGCGTCTCCACCGAGGAGGGCCTCGCCGCCCTCTCCGTGAAGGACTGCGGCCCGGGCCTCTCCCAGGAGGACCTGGAGAACATCTTCGATCCGTTCTACCGCGCCCGCTCCGGTCAGCCGAGGCCCCTGGGCGGCCGGCTGGGGCTGCCGCTGGTGGCCAAGATCCTCGCGCTCCACGGCGGGCGCGTGGAGGCCAACAGCACGCTCGGTGAAGGCTCCACCTTCCAGCTCGTGTTGCCCATGTTCGCCGGGGCCGTCAGCACGCCGGACATCACCCAGGCGGCCCCGCGCGCCGGCGGCATCCTCCTCGTGGAGGACGACGCGGACTGCCGCGAGGTGCTCCAGCAAGTGCTCGAACAGGAGGGCTACCGGGTGATGGCCACCTCGGGCGCGGCGGAGGCCCGCTCCGTGCTCTCGCACATCCGCCCGGCCATGGTGCTGCTCGACCTGCGCCTGAGCCAGGAGGATGGCCGCTCCGTGCTGCACTTCATCCGCGGCAGCGAGTCGCTCTCGGACATCGTCGTCTACATCATCTCCGGCGCCAGCGAGGTGGCCTCGCTCAGCTCCGGCCAGGGCTTGGACCGCATCGACGGGTTCTTCGAGAAGCCCCTGCAGTTGCCCCGGCTGCTGGACACCGTCGCGGCGGTGGTCCGTCCCAGCCGCCGCAACCCCGCCTCATCCTGA